Sequence from the Sphingomonas koreensis genome:
CAAGGTCAGCGGAAGCCTGTCGCTCGCCATCACGGCTCTTGCGGATGGTGATCACCATCGCGTCACTGCGGGCCTCCTGCACGGCTCGCGTAACGGGGAATCGTGCGCCGACGCTCGCATTGATGCTGGGCACCAGCAGCAGCTCGGGTTCGGGAAGGTAAAGGTAATTCCAGAAGCTGGGGGCTAACGATACCTGCGCGTTCTTCTGGATGGTCCATCCCGCGTGCTTCACGAGAGCAAGGCTCGCTCCGATCACTTCGGCTTCGGACAGCCGTTGGGCATAATTCTGATTCATGTGGTTCTCATTTGGCCCTTTCGCCGTCGACTGCAGACGAGGAGGAGGGCAGGAAAAATTTCACCTTTCGGCACAGCCGCAGGCAATTCCCAATTCCCTTCGATCCATGATCGTGGCGCCGTAGCGCGCCGGCACGGCCCTAACGTTCGGCGCCGTCCGGACGTTTGGTCGGATATTCAGGGTGTTGCGGGCGCAACACCTGGCATTCCATGGCTTCGGTTGGCGGTTCCATGATGCTGCTCACCGGCAGTGACGCCAGCTCGGCCTTATGGCGACGCTCGCGTACCCACCAGTCTGCCCAGAACAGCCGCACACGCTCGATCATCGCAACGAAGTCGGCATCTTGAAGCATCAAAGCAATCGCGCGTTGCAAATACTCGTCTCGCGCCCCAAAGTCCTTCATGAACAGATCTTGATCCGGCGCGAGCGGCGTATTGCAACCCAGGGTGATCATCGTCTCGGCGGTATCGATCGACTGGCGCCGGGCGGCGGCAAATGCGGTCTGAATTTGGTCGTCATCCTCAAAAGGTGCGACCGCGTTGAACAGGTCGCTTCGGCGATCGAACCGATCCAGTGGTTCCAACCTGTAACGGGGGGCGCCCCCATCTACACTTGGGTCGCCTTGGATGAGTGGCAGATGGCGCTCAGCACCCAAGCGAGCCACAAGATCGGAGATCGTCTGCATGCGGGCGGGATCTTGGCGATGATCAGGCATCACGTACGGGTAGGTTGGCAACCCATCCGACGGGGCGCGAGGTCCCTTTGCGATGCTGGCTACCGAGCGGCTCGGGACCTGTCGATCAATCCGAACTCGTTCCTTGCGCGCGAGATGGTTGGCCTCCTGCACGAAGTCTCGCACAGGCCACGATGCGATGCGTCCGGTCAGGGCAAGCAACCGCGCGAATTCGGATCGCAGGCTGGCCATGTAATCGCGCTCGGCGCGCATGAGCGCGAGATCGCGTTTCTTGCGTTCGAATGCCTTCTTGCCCGGACCCGATTTACCTTCCGCTTTCGTCATTGCCGGCAGGCCACGCGCGGCTTTGCTCAGGTGCGTGAAACGCCGTGAATGACCCGCACTGGCCATCGAGCGATTGAGGATCGCCGCGATCTCCTCGCGCATCTGGCCGATGAAGCTGGCATCGTTGAGATCACTATGTTTTTCGGCCGAGAAGGCGAAGGCACCCATACCACGCACCTCGATCGGACGCATCGAGAAGAGCAGATGTGCATGGAAGTTACGCTGGTCGCCCTCGGCGTCCGGTGCATGCAGCACGCCGACGTGACCGAGATCGTGACGGGCAAGGATGGCGCAAATGTCGCGCAGCACCTGTTCGCGCTCGGACGAGGTAAGTTCGTGAGGCAGGCTGATGACGGCCGACATATAGACCATCGCGTTCGAGCGGTCGTTGCGTTCGAAATCCTCGATCGCTTGGAAGAATCCGGCGAGCAACTCCGGGTCGTCGCTAATATTGCTGACGAGGCCGCCTTCCGGGATTTCGCGCGCGGCCGCGCGGACAATGTAGCGCAAGCATTTCACGGTTTCGCCAGCACGGAAGATATGGGCGCGGTTCTGGCGACGCTCGCCGAATCCGCGCGAACGGACCTTGAAGTGGAAGCTGCTCAGCCCGTCGCCGCGCTTCACCGAAGCACGCGTAAAGGTCAGCCCCAGCAACGCCTCGAACTGCCGGTCGCGGCTCTTCGAGTCGCGACCGGGCAACGGCTGGACAGCCGCACGGATGGTCTTTCGAAACTGCCGCTCCTGTTCGCGCACTGCGCGACGGATGGCGGCGCCGACCTTGCGGTGATCCGCCTCGGCCTTGAAGCGCGCCTGCATCTGCTCGCGCAACACCCTGGCGCGCTTTTTCTTCTCCGCCCGTTTTTCAGCGAGCGCGAATGCGATGTCGGCCGACGATACCTCGCGGCCTTTTGAATACCATCGAGGCTTTCCCATGCTGCATCCTGTCCCGCGCGAAGCAAGAGAAGTGTGGGCCCGAAGCATTTGAGATCGGCAATCGCCAGATCACAAATACGTTATCGCGCGGCCCACACTTAACCCTCTACCTCTCGCTCTAATCTCTGGTGTTGAAGGGGTTTCGTGC
This genomic interval carries:
- a CDS encoding MobA/MobL family protein, with product MGKPRWYSKGREVSSADIAFALAEKRAEKKKRARVLREQMQARFKAEADHRKVGAAIRRAVREQERQFRKTIRAAVQPLPGRDSKSRDRQFEALLGLTFTRASVKRGDGLSSFHFKVRSRGFGERRQNRAHIFRAGETVKCLRYIVRAAAREIPEGGLVSNISDDPELLAGFFQAIEDFERNDRSNAMVYMSAVISLPHELTSSEREQVLRDICAILARHDLGHVGVLHAPDAEGDQRNFHAHLLFSMRPIEVRGMGAFAFSAEKHSDLNDASFIGQMREEIAAILNRSMASAGHSRRFTHLSKAARGLPAMTKAEGKSGPGKKAFERKKRDLALMRAERDYMASLRSEFARLLALTGRIASWPVRDFVQEANHLARKERVRIDRQVPSRSVASIAKGPRAPSDGLPTYPYVMPDHRQDPARMQTISDLVARLGAERHLPLIQGDPSVDGGAPRYRLEPLDRFDRRSDLFNAVAPFEDDDQIQTAFAAARRQSIDTAETMITLGCNTPLAPDQDLFMKDFGARDEYLQRAIALMLQDADFVAMIERVRLFWADWWVRERRHKAELASLPVSSIMEPPTEAMECQVLRPQHPEYPTKRPDGAER